The genome window GAGCGCAATGGCGGGCTCCAGCGCTCGAAGGGCCGCGGTATGGTCCATGTATCGTTCCCGAAACAACGGCTGGGAGGCAAAACTCGAAAATTCATTGTTTTTCATGTCAACGGCAGTGTCGTATCGTTCCCGGCTCATGGGATGGGTGGAAAACAGGAGAGAAGCCGCTCCGGCGTTTCCCGTATGGAGACCGTTTAGCATGCTCATGAGTTGTACGAAGCCTTCCGAACCATACCCGCTTCGGGTCATATAGGTCATGCCCAGCCGGTCGGCTTCGCGTTCGTTGTCGCGGCTGTAGGAAGCAAGAAGCGCCCCGGCCCCGAGCATGCCGAGTTGGGCTGCTGCCTGGCCGTAATGTTCCCCCTTGGTTCCGGCATAAACGGCAATCCCCCCCACAACGGCCTGGGTCAGCATGCCTTTAGACATTTGCTGAGCGGTGTGCCGGGCATTCACATGACCCATTTCGTGTCCCAGCAGGGCGGCAAGTTCGGCTTCACTTTCAAGGGAGAGCAGGATACCACGGGTGACCGCAATGCTTCCTCCGGGGAAGGCATAGGCATTGATGTAGGTTGCATTGACCCCTTGAAAGGAATAAGGCATACCGGGGCGGTGGGTGTGTGGGGCCATCTCCTTGCCGACCTGGTGCAGGTATTTATTCAGCGCATCATCCTGAAGCGTTCCATAGTCCGTGGAAAATTGATGGGGTGCGTTCTCTTGATCCACTTCAATTTCCCAATCTTTGGATACCAGCATCAATTGTCTTTGTCCGGTAACCGGGTTGATCGCGCATCCAGCCAGAAAACCGGCGGCGGCGAAAGCGGATAATGCCAAAAATTCACGGCGGCTGTAATTGCGATGTCGCGAAATTTCATCATTAAAAGAAGTTTCCATTTCAATGCCCTTTTGTTTAACTTTCACGCCGCCGGCAATTACCGTTTTTTGTTCATGGATCATAATACGGTTTCGGCGGCGCCCCGGTTCTGTTCAAACAGATTTTTGTTCTCCACAACCGATTATAATGATAAAATTCTAAAAAGTTATTTCTCATCCGCATTTGGGCTTTTTGGAAAGGAAAATTTGCGGGCCCATGGCTTCTTTCTTGATTTTCCGAGTGCTGGAAACCCGTTTGGGGCAACGGCAAACGCCTTTATTAAATTCTAATTCCGATCCGGCCGGGTTGCAAATACCGGCATATGATTTCAATCCTTACAATAATAACGGATATTAAATCTGGACCCCTGGAATTGAAAATGTTTTGGACAACAGTAATAAAAATATTTAAATTTGTCACAGCATTGTTCTTTCAAGGCCCTTGCTCCTTACGAGGTTACCAAAGATGATACGAATTATGATCGTTGACGATCACACCGTCTGCAGGTTCACCAGATCGAACTGGAACTGCAGAATGAAGAGCTGCGCCGGGCCCAGGCGGAACTGGATGCTTCCCGGGCACGTTATTTCGACCTCTACGACCTGGCTCCGGTCGGCTATTGCACGATCAGGGCGGGCCACCGTGCCCGCCTGAAAAATAGATAGAACAAATTTACCGTGCTGAGAATTGCTGTCTGCTTGACACTGTAAAGGAATACTGCCATAGTTTTACAGCTATGAAGTTGCATTTATTTATCATAAAAAAGACAGAATGAAACGGAAACAGTGACAAGCGGGAAAAAAGATAAAGCCAAACCGGCAACCGCGCCGGAGGATGACAAGGCGGGCAATGGCGCCTCCACCCCCGCTTTTCCCATCGTGGGCATCGGGGCTTCAGCCGGAGGGCTGGCGGCATTTGAAGCCTTTTTTTCCGGCATGCCCAAAGGCAACGATCCAAACATGGCCTTTGTCATTGTGCAGCATTTGGCACCGGATCACAAAAGTCTTCTCACAGAACTGATCCAGCGCTATACCCGCATGGAAGTCTTTGAAGTCGAAGACGGCATGGCCGTCCGCCCCAACAGCACCTACATCATCCCGCCCGGCAAAGATATGGGCTTAATAGGCGGTGCCCTTCAACTACTTGAACCGACAAGTCCCCGCGGCCAGCGGATGCCCATCGACTATTTCTTTCGAACACTGGCCCAGGACCTGGGCGAACGGGCCATTGGCATCATACTATCGGGCACCGGCAGCGACGGCACCCTGGGCCTGCGGGCCATCAAAAGCGAGGGGGGCATGGCCATGGTCCAGAGCCCCGAAACAACTCAATTTGACGGTATGCCCCGAAGCGCCCTTGCGACCAACCTGGTGGACTATGCACTTGCCCCGGCGGATATGGCCGCTCAGATTATCGAATATGCGGCCCGGGCAATCCCAACGCCGGACAGCCAGGACACGGGCCGGCCTTTGCTCGGGGATGAACAGTCCCTAAAAAAAATTTTTATCCTGATTCGAACCCATGCGGGCCACGATTTCAGCAAGTATAAACCAAGCACGGTCCATCGCCGCATTGAACGCCGCATGGCCATG of Desulfobacterales bacterium contains these proteins:
- a CDS encoding M48 family metalloprotease, which translates into the protein MIHEQKTVIAGGVKVKQKGIEMETSFNDEISRHRNYSRREFLALSAFAAAGFLAGCAINPVTGQRQLMLVSKDWEIEVDQENAPHQFSTDYGTLQDDALNKYLHQVGKEMAPHTHRPGMPYSFQGVNATYINAYAFPGGSIAVTRGILLSLESEAELAALLGHEMGHVNARHTAQQMSKGMLTQAVVGGIAVYAGTKGEHYGQAAAQLGMLGAGALLASYSRDNEREADRLGMTYMTRSGYGSEGFVQLMSMLNGLHTGNAGAASLLFSTHPMSRERYDTAVDMKNNEFSSFASQPLFRERYMDHTAALRALEPAIALFQQAEESMAREDYDQAETSFNQGLKLAPRDYAGLVMMAKCQMVKEKYDKALRFSEKAKQVYPREAQANHLSGFAKIRLKKFDQAVADFTAYETKLPGNPNTIFFRGYAYEGMGNKQKSAEDYYHYLQQVNEGDQAKYAYQRLVEWGVIKL